From a single Synergistota bacterium genomic region:
- a CDS encoding ribosome maturation factor RimP — MDLKGLARRIEEEIQSVVEREGVELLGVELVTESGRRVLRVYIDSPMGVSLKDCERVSKAIDPILDRIDLIEGRYFLEVSSPGIERPLFKMKDYERFKGEIVKINTNVFIEGRRNFTGKIKAAGNTSVVIETDSGDVEIAFENINKAKLVVKDWSVEAKKGRKGERG; from the coding sequence ATGGATCTAAAGGGTCTAGCTAGAAGGATTGAGGAGGAAATTCAAAGTGTCGTTGAAAGGGAGGGAGTCGAGCTTTTAGGTGTGGAGTTGGTCACTGAAAGCGGGAGAAGGGTCCTTAGAGTTTATATAGATTCACCTATGGGGGTATCTCTTAAAGATTGTGAACGTGTTAGTAAGGCTATAGATCCCATATTAGATAGGATAGACCTTATAGAGGGGAGATATTTTCTTGAGGTTTCCTCTCCAGGCATAGAAAGGCCTCTATTTAAGATGAAAGATTATGAGCGCTTTAAGGGAGAGATCGTTAAAATTAATACAAACGTTTTTATAGAGGGAAGAAGAAACTTTACTGGAAAGATAAAGGCCGCAGGGAATACTAGCGTTGTCATAGAAACCGACTCAGGAGATGTAGAGATAGCTTTTGAGAATATAAACAAAGCTAAACTTGTGGTTAAGGATTGGAGTGTGGAAGCGAAAAAAGGGAGGAAAGGAGAACGTGGGTAA
- a CDS encoding M48 family metalloprotease, whose translation MRRVFLILVSVVFLWFNSAFGATVDEVKMGDNIAKEVEKEFPLVKNPVEVSRVESVGYSLARHSSRKDIDYKFKVIAKKDINAFSIPGGYIYVFSGMLNFVRTDSELAAVIAHEIAHIEYRHALKQVAAAQRMTVYSLAVALLTRTTAGVLLPNLIQTAVLNKYSREYEEEADLRSIELLLKAGYNPVSALTIIERLYALSLTKPPRDYGIMMSHPELKDRAVYIHKCLKDKGIEIDRRKAANYVPIKVGEDGLSVYAEDVLLYKASSKEEASDFASKLDKAFKVDLEPFQIRVEEGKLTVDGILIKKGSDEELRAVKDKLVKILLDFRIKYMPF comes from the coding sequence ATGAGAAGGGTATTTTTAATCCTTGTTTCTGTTGTTTTTCTCTGGTTTAATTCTGCTTTCGGTGCAACAGTTGATGAGGTTAAAATGGGGGATAATATAGCTAAGGAAGTGGAGAAGGAATTCCCCCTTGTTAAGAACCCTGTTGAAGTTTCCCGCGTTGAGTCTGTTGGCTACTCATTAGCTCGTCATTCTAGCCGTAAAGACATAGATTATAAATTTAAGGTCATAGCTAAGAAAGATATTAATGCTTTCTCTATTCCAGGCGGTTATATATATGTTTTTTCTGGAATGCTTAACTTCGTGAGAACCGATTCAGAGCTGGCTGCTGTTATAGCTCACGAGATAGCTCACATAGAATATAGGCATGCCTTAAAGCAAGTAGCTGCAGCACAGAGGATGACGGTGTATTCTCTTGCTGTAGCTTTGCTTACTAGGACGACCGCTGGAGTACTGCTACCGAACTTGATACAGACGGCTGTCTTAAACAAATATAGCAGAGAGTATGAGGAAGAAGCGGACCTCAGGTCAATAGAGCTCTTACTTAAAGCTGGTTATAATCCAGTTTCTGCTTTAACGATTATCGAGAGACTTTATGCTCTTTCTCTTACTAAGCCTCCAAGAGACTACGGTATAATGATGAGTCATCCCGAGTTAAAGGATAGAGCGGTATATATACACAAGTGTCTAAAGGATAAGGGCATAGAAATAGATAGAAGGAAAGCCGCAAATTACGTACCTATAAAGGTCGGGGAGGATGGATTAAGCGTATATGCTGAAGATGTTCTTCTTTATAAGGCTTCCTCGAAGGAGGAGGCTAGCGATTTTGCATCTAAGCTTGATAAAGCCTTTAAGGTGGATCTTGAGCCCTTTCAGATAAGGGTTGAGGAGGGGAAGCTTACGGTAGATGGAATTTTAATAAAGAAGGGCTCAGATGAGGAGCTAAGGGCAGTTAAAGATAAGTTGGTTAAAATACTATTAGATTTTAGGATAAAATATATGCCTTTTTAG